One window of Leptotrichia trevisanii DSM 22070 genomic DNA carries:
- a CDS encoding ImmA/IrrE family metallo-endopeptidase has translation MLLHNTKDIYFLCRHYKIHILYNNFVLKGSFFIDENNTNFIFLKKGLSPQEEIDILIHEFGHFILHRQYLLNRRG, from the coding sequence ATGCTTCTTCATAATACCAAAGATATTTATTTTTTGTGTAGACACTATAAAATTCATATATTATACAATAATTTTGTTTTAAAAGGCTCTTTTTTTATTGATGAAAATAACACAAATTTTATATTTTTGAAAAAAGGACTTTCTCCTCAAGAAGAAATTGATATTCTAATACACGAGTTTGGACATTTTATATTGCACAGACAGTATTTATTAAATCGGAGAGGCTGA
- a CDS encoding helix-turn-helix domain-containing protein, with the protein MNKKNIGERILSLRLKFNITQEELAKKLNIKRQTIHKYENNIIKNIKYETVVKLAKIFNTTPEYLLGLDDNENEDIIISQEKLTKHNMAFFKAKDISDEDKKKMIESMQEFYYKQKLEKDKE; encoded by the coding sequence ATGAATAAAAAAAATATTGGAGAAAGAATATTAAGTTTAAGACTTAAATTTAATATAACACAAGAAGAACTTGCTAAAAAATTAAATATTAAAAGACAAACTATACATAAGTATGAAAATAATATTATTAAAAATATAAAATATGAAACTGTCGTAAAATTAGCTAAAATTTTTAATACTACTCCTGAATATCTTTTAGGCTTAGATGATAATGAAAATGAAGATATTATCATTTCTCAAGAAAAACTAACTAAACATAATATGGCTTTTTTCAAAGCCAAAGATATTAGTGATGAGGATAAGAAAAAAATGATTGAATCAATGCAGGAGTTTTATTATAAGCAGAAATTAGAAAAAGATAAAGAGTAA
- the yhdJ gene encoding adenine-specific DNA-methyltransferase, whose product MEILNIFKNLSFTKMYNKNAMAVLGDCLDILRSIKDNSINLIFADPPYGIGKNFGNDSDFFKNKEEYFEWAKKWIDECMRILKEDGTMYFMTSTQFMPFLDVYVDNNYYIINRIIWAYDSSGVQAKTKFGSLYEPILMVTHSKKSKYTFNYQDILIETNTGAKRKLIDYRKTPPQPYNTKKVPGNVWDFSRVRYRMDEYENHPTQKPEELLKRIILASSNENDIVLDPFSGSFTTSAVALKLNRKTIGIETNLEYFKIGLRRLNITDEYNGVKLEKDKSKKTKNKSKKDHISETQII is encoded by the coding sequence ATGGAAATATTAAATATATTTAAAAATTTATCATTTACAAAAATGTATAACAAAAATGCTATGGCTGTACTAGGAGACTGTTTAGATATTTTACGTTCTATTAAGGATAACTCTATTAATCTTATTTTTGCTGATCCACCATATGGCATTGGAAAAAATTTTGGTAATGACAGTGATTTTTTTAAAAATAAGGAAGAATACTTTGAATGGGCAAAAAAATGGATAGATGAATGTATGAGAATCTTAAAAGAAGATGGAACAATGTATTTCATGACTTCAACTCAATTTATGCCTTTTCTCGATGTATATGTTGATAATAATTATTACATAATCAACAGAATTATATGGGCTTATGATTCCTCTGGTGTACAAGCCAAAACTAAATTTGGCTCTTTATATGAACCTATTTTGATGGTTACCCATTCTAAAAAAAGCAAATATACGTTCAATTATCAAGATATTTTAATTGAAACCAATACTGGGGCCAAAAGAAAATTAATTGATTACAGAAAAACACCTCCACAACCTTATAACACTAAAAAAGTTCCTGGAAATGTTTGGGATTTTAGCAGGGTTAGATACAGAATGGATGAGTATGAGAATCATCCCACACAAAAACCAGAAGAATTGCTTAAAAGGATTATTTTGGCTTCAAGCAATGAAAACGATATTGTTTTAGATCCTTTTAGTGGTTCTTTTACAACTTCTGCTGTTGCTCTAAAATTAAATAGAAAAACGATAGGAATTGAAACTAATTTGGAATATTTTAAAATAGGATTGAGAAGACTAAATATTACTGATGAATACAACGGTGTCAAACTTGAAAAAGACAAAAGTAAAAAAACAAAAAATAAATCAAAAAAAGATCATATTTCTGAAACTCAAATTATATAG
- a CDS encoding ATP-binding protein: protein MDSNNKLNNDRLREAMEASRELREQELKEKIKYFLKISNLPANWWEKTFEKSEVLSEEENEIKYRLEYYCRHFKEAKSKGLGLYLCGEVGTGKSFYSLCVFNELLKNDYKVYRTTLNGIYQRIQSTFNNFNNLTEEKVFKDLLEADLIILDDLGKENISETWGKSKLYTIFNFFYEKEKCIIISTNLEKEEIADFMDTQGNDALIDRFRERLDTLEFVWESRRREIGKKLFEEFWNKG from the coding sequence ATGGATTCTAATAATAAATTGAACAATGACAGGTTAAGGGAAGCAATGGAAGCCAGTAGGGAACTTAGGGAACAGGAATTGAAGGAGAAAATAAAATATTTTCTTAAAATTTCTAATCTGCCTGCAAACTGGTGGGAGAAGACTTTTGAAAAATCAGAAGTTTTATCAGAAGAAGAGAATGAAATCAAATACAGGCTCGAATATTATTGCAGACATTTTAAGGAAGCGAAAAGTAAGGGCTTAGGATTGTATCTTTGTGGAGAAGTAGGGACAGGAAAAAGTTTTTATAGTCTATGTGTTTTCAATGAGTTGCTAAAAAATGATTATAAAGTCTATAGAACAACTTTAAATGGAATTTATCAGAGAATCCAGTCAACTTTCAATAATTTTAATAATCTAACTGAGGAAAAAGTCTTTAAGGACTTGCTTGAGGCAGATTTAATAATACTGGATGATTTGGGAAAGGAAAATATATCAGAAACTTGGGGAAAGTCAAAGTTATATACAATATTTAATTTTTTCTATGAAAAAGAAAAATGTATTATTATATCAACAAACTTAGAAAAAGAAGAAATTGCTGATTTTATGGATACTCAAGGAAATGATGCTTTGATAGATAGATTTCGTGAGAGATTGGATACATTGGAATTTGTGTGGGAAAGCAGAAGAAGGGAAATAGGAAAGAAATTATTTGAAGAATTTTGGAATAAGGGATGA
- a CDS encoding phospholipase D-like domain-containing protein produces MKYIFDDFVTYYKFVLDKKISRNADIENQVDVSMQKEILNKLSQYTKNKKELIDLFPEILNFNFSPSPNNYKISWISGYNIGKKIKEDLNKLKIGEEFYIISPYIGDNDFSDLSTIIMSLIEKGVQVKILTTFELQDNKKEFFKKFIKFNKNQNAYFLVYTNGRTTKFTDKKINFYIIEGINLHSKIYIINNTIYVGSSNFTGDGFYSKLETINRAEFIGTNSKENVKTIFIEKLDLYKEFYNTYYSSNFEDCQEIGKQIYKQKSVKS; encoded by the coding sequence ATGAAATACATATTTGATGATTTTGTTACATACTATAAATTTGTGTTAGATAAAAAAATATCTAGAAATGCTGATATTGAAAATCAAGTAGATGTTTCAATGCAAAAGGAAATTTTGAATAAACTAAGCCAATATACAAAGAACAAAAAGGAACTAATTGATTTATTTCCTGAGATTTTGAATTTTAATTTTTCTCCAAGTCCTAATAATTATAAAATTAGTTGGATAAGTGGATATAATATTGGAAAAAAAATAAAAGAAGATTTGAATAAATTGAAAATTGGAGAAGAATTTTATATTATATCCCCATATATTGGTGATAATGATTTTTCCGACTTATCCACTATAATTATGTCTTTAATAGAAAAAGGTGTACAAGTAAAAATATTAACCACTTTTGAATTACAAGATAACAAAAAAGAATTTTTTAAAAAATTTATAAAATTCAACAAAAACCAAAATGCCTATTTTTTGGTTTATACTAACGGAAGAACTACAAAATTTACCGATAAGAAAATAAATTTTTATATTATTGAAGGTATCAATTTACATAGTAAAATTTATATAATCAACAACACTATCTATGTCGGTTCTAGCAATTTTACAGGAGATGGATTTTACTCAAAATTAGAAACTATCAATAGAGCTGAATTTATCGGAACTAATTCAAAAGAAAATGTTAAAACAATTTTTATAGAAAAACTTGATTTATATAAAGAATTTTATAATACTTATTATTCTTCAAATTTTGAAGACTGTCAAGAAATAGGTAAACAAATATATAAGCAAAAAAGTGTAAAATCGTAA